One genomic window of Desulfuromonas sp. AOP6 includes the following:
- a CDS encoding MlaE family lipid ABC transporter permease subunit, giving the protein MKADMEKSMATLETCLDAEGAFTLSLGGRLDASSAGPLWKKMEKLFAQGARDLVRIDVGDLVYIDGAGAALLVEISRRQLQAGRRYELVNLNDEFRQLLDLFDPADYVDAYPSKPACSNLPSEVGRASVSLWRNLITLIAFVGELSAALVHALLHFRKIRWKDTFLIFEATGINALPIIALLSFLVGLIMAFQSAIPMQQFGVEIYVANLIALSMLRELGPLMTAIILAGRSGSSFAAELGTMKVNEEVDALTTLGLDPVRFLAIPRLLAALVATPLLTIFSGLCGLLGGAVVLLAMGYPLVTYANQVISAVSLQDLVSGLAKTFVFGLLIAGIGCLHGLQAERGASGVGKAATRAVVAGIILIIVTDGIFAVVYYYLGF; this is encoded by the coding sequence ATGAAGGCTGACATGGAAAAATCAATGGCGACACTGGAAACCTGCCTGGACGCCGAGGGGGCATTCACCCTGAGCCTCGGGGGACGTCTTGATGCTTCCTCGGCCGGGCCGCTGTGGAAAAAGATGGAAAAGCTTTTTGCCCAGGGCGCGAGGGATCTGGTCCGTATCGATGTCGGCGACCTTGTCTACATCGACGGCGCCGGCGCCGCCCTGCTGGTTGAAATCAGCCGCCGCCAGCTGCAGGCCGGCCGGCGATATGAGCTCGTGAATCTTAATGATGAGTTCCGTCAGCTGCTCGACCTGTTCGATCCGGCCGACTATGTCGATGCCTATCCGAGCAAACCGGCCTGTTCGAACCTGCCCAGCGAGGTCGGCAGGGCCAGTGTCAGCCTCTGGCGCAACCTCATCACCCTGATCGCCTTTGTCGGCGAACTCAGCGCCGCCCTGGTCCATGCCCTGCTGCATTTCCGCAAGATCCGCTGGAAAGACACCTTTCTGATTTTCGAAGCCACCGGCATCAACGCCCTGCCGATCATCGCCCTGCTCAGCTTCCTGGTCGGGCTTATCATGGCCTTCCAGTCCGCTATCCCCATGCAACAGTTCGGGGTCGAGATTTATGTGGCCAACCTCATCGCCCTCTCCATGCTGCGTGAGCTGGGACCGCTGATGACCGCCATCATCCTGGCCGGCCGCTCCGGCTCCTCCTTTGCGGCAGAACTGGGCACCATGAAGGTCAACGAAGAAGTCGACGCCCTCACCACCCTGGGACTCGACCCCGTGCGCTTTCTGGCCATTCCCCGTCTGCTCGCCGCCCTGGTGGCCACGCCTCTGCTCACCATCTTTTCTGGCCTGTGCGGGCTACTCGGCGGCGCCGTTGTTTTGCTGGCCATGGGTTACCCCCTCGTCACCTATGCCAACCAGGTCATCTCGGCGGTCAGTCTGCAGGACCTGGTCAGCGGCCTGGCCAAGACCTTTGTTTTCGGCCTGCTCATCGCCGGCATTGGCTGCCTGCACGGCCTGCAGGCCGAACGGGGCGCCAGCGGCGTCGGCAAAGCGGCCACCAGAGCTGTCGTGGCCGGGATTATCCTTATCATCGTGACCGACGGCATCTTTGCCGTGGTCTATTATTATCTGGGTTTTTGA
- a CDS encoding ATP-binding cassette domain-containing protein, giving the protein MDDPQNAIIQVSNLTAGYGDQVILKDVSFQVNRGEIFIILGGSGCGKSTLLKHMIGLYAPLSGSVLLNGKDIVGAQGDARRQILQQIGVSYQSSALFGSLTLLENVCLPLDEFTALPAAAKDLVARMKLRLVGLQGFENHLPAALSGGMQKRAAIARAIALDPAILFLDEPSAGLDPVTSAELDLLIRNLAQSISSTFVIVSHELPSIFAIADHVIMLDKESKGIIAEGNPVDLRDHSEDPRVRRFFNREVT; this is encoded by the coding sequence ATGGACGACCCACAGAACGCCATCATACAAGTCAGCAACCTGACGGCCGGCTACGGGGATCAGGTCATTCTGAAGGACGTTTCCTTTCAGGTGAACCGGGGCGAAATCTTCATCATTCTCGGGGGTTCGGGTTGCGGCAAAAGCACCCTGCTCAAGCATATGATTGGCCTGTATGCCCCCCTGTCCGGCTCCGTCCTGCTTAATGGCAAAGACATTGTCGGCGCCCAGGGGGACGCGCGACGGCAGATTCTGCAACAGATCGGTGTGAGCTATCAGAGCTCGGCTCTCTTTGGCTCGCTGACCCTGCTGGAAAATGTCTGTCTGCCCCTCGATGAATTCACCGCGCTGCCCGCAGCGGCCAAAGATTTGGTGGCGCGCATGAAACTGCGCCTGGTCGGCCTGCAGGGCTTCGAGAATCATCTCCCGGCGGCCTTGAGCGGCGGGATGCAGAAAAGGGCCGCCATCGCCCGGGCTATAGCCCTCGACCCGGCCATCCTCTTTCTTGACGAACCTTCGGCCGGTCTCGATCCGGTCACCTCGGCCGAGCTCGACCTGCTGATACGAAATCTGGCCCAATCGATTTCCAGCACCTTTGTCATTGTTTCTCATGAACTTCCCAGCATCTTCGCCATTGCCGACCATGTCATCATGCTGGATAAAGAGAGTAAGGGAATCATCGCCGAGGGGAACCCCGTCGACCTGCGTGACCACAGTGAGGACCCTCGGGTACGTCGCTTCTTCAACCGCGAGGTCACCTGA
- a CDS encoding MlaD family protein, with product MSERANFFKIGLFVISAATIVVVGIVVLGSNVLFRHPIVMESYFDETVQGLDVGSPVKFRGVQIGRVETITLAGNEYPTAKRYVLVRFALERDAFQLQAERMNTELLHREIEKGLRVRTAAKGVTGTAFLEADYLDPERNPTLSIDWTPDYPYVPSAGSVITQLGDSVNRILFALEKIDLERLILNMEESMLAIAGLARDTNMKQISHQTELLLMEIRRTNSNLDQMVQGVSAELPASLAQLRQTLNRLDSLLVSQQPNVEETLENLRVLSDNLRSLSEEARAYPAHTLFGAPPAAVYPGEAP from the coding sequence ATGAGTGAACGCGCCAACTTTTTTAAAATAGGCCTCTTTGTCATCAGCGCGGCAACTATCGTCGTCGTGGGCATTGTCGTTCTCGGATCCAACGTCCTCTTCCGGCATCCCATTGTCATGGAAAGCTACTTCGATGAAACGGTGCAGGGGCTTGATGTCGGCTCTCCCGTCAAGTTCCGGGGCGTGCAGATCGGACGGGTCGAAACCATCACCCTGGCCGGCAACGAATACCCTACCGCCAAACGCTATGTGTTGGTTCGTTTCGCTCTCGAACGGGATGCCTTTCAGCTTCAGGCCGAGCGCATGAACACCGAACTGCTGCACAGGGAGATCGAAAAAGGCCTCCGGGTTCGCACCGCCGCCAAGGGCGTTACCGGCACGGCCTTCCTGGAAGCCGACTATCTCGATCCCGAGCGCAACCCCACCCTTTCCATCGACTGGACCCCGGACTATCCTTACGTCCCTTCGGCCGGCAGCGTCATCACCCAACTCGGAGATTCCGTCAACCGCATTCTTTTTGCCCTGGAGAAGATTGATCTCGAAAGACTGATTCTGAACATGGAAGAGTCCATGCTGGCCATCGCCGGCCTGGCTCGCGACACCAACATGAAACAGATCAGCCACCAAACGGAGTTGCTGCTGATGGAGATTCGCCGCACCAACAGCAACCTCGACCAGATGGTGCAGGGCGTTTCCGCCGAACTACCCGCCAGCCTGGCGCAGCTGCGGCAAACGCTCAATCGCCTCGACAGTCTGCTGGTCAGCCAACAGCCGAACGTGGAAGAAACCCTGGAAAATCTTCGCGTCCTCAGTGACAACCTGCGCTCCCTCAGCGAAGAGGCCAGGGCCTACCCCGCCCATACACTCTTCGGCGCCCCGCCAGCTGCCGTATATCCAGGAGAAGCCCCATGA
- a CDS encoding ABC-type transport auxiliary lipoprotein family protein: MRPRLLSLFLITVALLSACVQVDNKMLEKSPPARQFYALEAVRPLPAATGQADSVLRLAPFRLAPPFYGKGFIYRLDEHRYQSDYYHQFIADPAALITAATEKWLAASGRFAAVGSAVSRLEADWLLEGTVDALYGDFRQPQSPRAILELHLRLLDTKADRPSVLFQHRYTESLPFEPGPPANLVKAWNQGLMEILMQFEQDIAGSN; the protein is encoded by the coding sequence ATGAGACCTCGACTGCTATCCCTGTTTCTCATCACGGTGGCCCTGCTCAGCGCCTGCGTGCAGGTCGACAACAAAATGCTGGAAAAGAGCCCGCCGGCCAGACAGTTCTACGCCCTGGAAGCTGTCCGTCCACTGCCTGCCGCCACCGGGCAGGCCGACAGCGTTCTGCGCCTGGCTCCCTTCAGGCTTGCGCCACCCTTTTACGGCAAAGGATTCATCTACCGTTTGGATGAACACCGCTATCAGAGCGATTACTATCATCAATTTATCGCGGACCCGGCCGCCCTCATCACCGCCGCCACCGAAAAATGGCTTGCGGCGTCAGGACGTTTCGCCGCGGTGGGCAGCGCTGTCAGCCGTCTTGAGGCGGATTGGCTTCTTGAAGGCACGGTCGATGCCCTGTACGGCGACTTCCGACAGCCCCAATCCCCCCGGGCAATTTTGGAACTGCACCTGCGTTTACTGGACACCAAGGCAGACCGGCCTTCGGTTCTTTTTCAGCATCGCTATACCGAATCCCTCCCCTTTGAACCCGGCCCCCCCGCGAATCTCGTAAAGGCCTGGAACCAGGGCCTGATGGAAATCCTCATGCAATTCGAGCAGGACATCGCCGGAAGCAACTAG
- a CDS encoding PEP-CTERM sorting domain-containing protein: MKRYRLLKVVLAGFAMALFLSGSAWCYSITLGYDSIWGTYLTSSYTYDEPQIAAAAVEPDMFVASYSTMDLVGVATELDNEFIEEPTNGVIDDGNGDTNDGPAPVPEPSTLILLGAGLIGAAVLRKKMK; the protein is encoded by the coding sequence ATGAAACGCTATCGTCTGCTTAAGGTTGTTCTGGCTGGGTTTGCCATGGCGCTGTTCCTGTCGGGCTCGGCATGGTGCTACAGTATTACCCTGGGTTATGATTCGATTTGGGGTACTTATCTCACATCGAGCTATACCTACGACGAGCCGCAAATTGCAGCGGCCGCCGTGGAACCGGATATGTTTGTTGCCTCATATAGCACTATGGATCTGGTGGGGGTCGCCACCGAACTGGATAACGAGTTCATCGAAGAACCCACAAACGGCGTCATCGATGACGGCAACGGTGACACCAATGATGGTCCGGCGCCTGTTCCAGAACCGTCAACCCTCATCCTGCTTGGTGCCGGTCTGATCGGGGCGGCAGTACTCAGGAAAAAAATGAAATAG